In Deinococcus yavapaiensis KR-236, a genomic segment contains:
- a CDS encoding Sec-independent protein translocase subunit TatA/TatB → MFGLGPMEIIVILVVALVIFGPKKLPELGKSLGQGIREFRRGTSGLKEELESSFKDEPVHEPVRTQPIERTVIAPTPELAGNEDKRPQA, encoded by the coding sequence ATGTTCGGACTTGGTCCTATGGAAATCATCGTCATTCTGGTCGTCGCCCTCGTCATCTTCGGTCCGAAGAAGCTGCCCGAACTCGGTAAGAGCCTCGGTCAAGGCATCCGCGAGTTTCGTCGGGGCACGTCGGGCCTGAAGGAAGAGTTGGAGTCGTCCTTCAAGGACGAGCCCGTACATGAGCCCGTTCGCACGCAACCCATCGAGCGAACGGTCATCGCGCCCACTCCGGAACTCGCGGGCAACGAAGACAAGCGCCCACAAGCCTGA
- a CDS encoding DedA family protein, which produces MNGSFLDPTYLIQTFSYVGLGAILFAETGLLAGFFLPGDTLLLTAGLFAARGDLHIVAVMLVCFVGAVVGNTVGYLLGRRFGPPLFSRPGSRFFKPDYVDLARGYFERYGVQTLLISRFVPIVRTFVPTMAGASGMNFASFTLLNVLGAVLWAGGVPLAGFLLGRVLPPHILDKYILVVVGVIFVASFVPVAVELFRRRGRIKL; this is translated from the coding sequence GTGAACGGCTCCTTTCTCGACCCGACGTACCTTATCCAAACGTTTTCTTACGTCGGCCTCGGGGCCATTTTGTTCGCGGAGACGGGGTTGCTCGCGGGCTTCTTCTTGCCGGGCGATACGCTGCTGCTCACGGCGGGGCTGTTCGCGGCCCGCGGCGATTTGCACATCGTCGCGGTCATGCTCGTGTGCTTCGTCGGCGCGGTCGTCGGGAACACCGTGGGCTACCTGCTCGGTCGCCGATTCGGCCCGCCGCTCTTCTCGCGTCCCGGGTCTCGCTTCTTCAAGCCCGACTACGTCGATTTGGCGCGCGGCTACTTCGAGCGCTACGGCGTGCAAACGCTGCTGATTTCGCGTTTCGTGCCCATCGTGCGGACCTTCGTGCCCACCATGGCGGGCGCGAGCGGCATGAACTTCGCCTCGTTCACGCTCCTCAACGTCCTCGGCGCCGTGCTGTGGGCAGGCGGCGTGCCCCTGGCGGGCTTCCTGCTCGGTCGCGTGCTGCCGCCGCACATCCTCGACAAGTACATTCTGGTGGTCGTCGGCGTGATCTTCGTCGCGTCCTTCGTGCCCGTCGCCGTCGAATTGTTTCGTCGCCGCGGACGCATCAAACTATAA
- a CDS encoding YifB family Mg chelatase-like AAA ATPase has product MLATVTSVALVGVDAVPITVEVDVSSGLPAFNIVGLPDQAVSEARERVRAAIRNSALPFPAARITVNLAPADLRKEGPLFDLPIALGVLAAQGLVPIQALEGHIIAGELALDGSLRPVPGAVNLALKADELDLDVIVPEASALEAALIEDVRVFGAPTLLEVVRHLIGELPLHRAAPPPPPPLDEDVLCLSDIKGQGGAKRALEIALAGGHNLLLIGSPGSGKTMLARRASSLLPLLTRSEALEVTRVHSAAGLLTSRSGMRLDPPYRAPHASVSSAGLIGGGSIPKPGEVSLAHRGVLFLDEFPEFDRDAIEALRQPLEDGTVTISRARVSVTYPARFQLIAAMNPCPCGHLGDPERSCTCTPSQRARYAARISGPLLDRVDLVVSVPRLTVDDLTRAPIGERSVVVRERVRHARARMTDRQGERNSLLAGAALREHTALDGGPETFARAAARSLALTGRGFDRVLRVARTIADLAGDDRLTEAHLAEAIAYRPRDLAQAL; this is encoded by the coding sequence ATGCTCGCCACCGTCACATCCGTCGCGCTCGTCGGAGTCGACGCCGTTCCGATCACCGTCGAAGTCGACGTCTCGTCCGGTCTGCCCGCCTTCAACATCGTCGGCTTGCCCGACCAGGCTGTCAGCGAGGCGCGCGAACGCGTTCGCGCCGCCATTCGCAATTCGGCCTTGCCGTTTCCGGCCGCCCGTATCACCGTCAACCTCGCTCCGGCGGACTTGCGCAAGGAAGGCCCGCTGTTCGACTTGCCGATTGCCTTGGGCGTGCTTGCCGCGCAAGGCCTCGTGCCAATCCAAGCGCTCGAAGGTCACATTATCGCGGGAGAACTCGCCCTGGACGGAAGCTTGAGGCCCGTTCCGGGCGCCGTCAACCTCGCCTTGAAAGCCGACGAACTCGACCTCGACGTCATCGTGCCCGAGGCGAGCGCGCTCGAAGCGGCCCTCATCGAGGACGTGCGAGTGTTCGGCGCGCCCACCCTGCTCGAAGTCGTGCGGCACCTCATCGGGGAACTCCCGTTGCACCGCGCGGCCCCGCCGCCACCGCCGCCATTGGACGAAGACGTGCTGTGCCTGAGCGACATCAAAGGGCAAGGCGGCGCGAAGCGCGCCTTGGAAATCGCGTTGGCGGGCGGGCACAACTTGCTCTTGATCGGCAGTCCCGGCAGCGGCAAGACGATGCTCGCGCGGCGAGCATCGTCCTTGCTGCCGCTCCTCACGCGCTCGGAAGCCTTGGAGGTGACGCGCGTTCACAGCGCGGCGGGCCTCTTGACGAGCCGCAGCGGCATGCGCCTCGACCCGCCGTACCGTGCGCCGCACGCCAGCGTGTCGAGCGCAGGTCTCATCGGAGGCGGAAGCATTCCCAAGCCCGGCGAAGTCAGCCTCGCGCACCGTGGCGTGCTCTTCCTCGACGAGTTTCCGGAGTTCGACCGAGACGCCATCGAAGCTTTGCGCCAACCGCTCGAGGACGGAACCGTCACCATCAGCCGCGCGCGGGTGAGCGTCACGTACCCGGCGCGATTCCAGCTCATCGCGGCGATGAATCCTTGTCCGTGCGGCCACCTCGGCGATCCCGAGCGCTCCTGTACCTGCACGCCGTCTCAGCGAGCGCGCTACGCGGCGCGAATCAGCGGACCGCTGCTCGACCGCGTGGACCTCGTCGTGAGCGTGCCCAGGCTCACCGTCGACGATCTCACGCGCGCGCCCATCGGCGAGCGCAGCGTCGTCGTTCGTGAGCGGGTGCGGCACGCCAGGGCGCGCATGACGGATCGGCAAGGCGAGCGGAACAGCCTTCTGGCGGGCGCGGCCTTGCGCGAGCACACCGCGCTCGACGGCGGCCCGGAAACGTTCGCTCGGGCCGCCGCCCGTAGCCTGGCGCTCACCGGACGTGGCTTCGACCGCGTGCTGCGCGTCGCGCGTACGATCGCGGATCTTGCGGGAGACGATCGCCTCACGGAAGCGCACCTCGCGGAGGCGATCGCGTACCGCCCGCGCGATCTCGCTCAAGCGCTATAA